A stretch of DNA from Desulfosarcina ovata subsp. ovata:
TGTTTCAAATCGCCAAAAGAAGAATGGAATGAGTTGGGCGAAGAAAGGATCCCTCAATCTGGCTATCATCACAACTTTGAAAATTAACGATGAATATCACAATTGGTTCAGAAATAAGGAAGTAAAATTTAGCTTAGCGGCTTGACCATTTAAGATATCGTCCGCACAGCTCGAAAGTTTTTGCAGCTGTCCGGTGCCCCGTTTTTCCTCTGTCTTTTGAAAATCGAAGGGGTGCTTTTTGGTGAAGGGTTCAAGCGGGATCTGGTGCGCATCATCGATGATCAGCAAGGCTTGGTCTGTGTTGACCGGATCGTAGCGAAAATCACATTCTTTTCCTGCAAAGCGGGTCGGCACACGGAAAAGGCCGTTGGGTAGATTCACCTGGCCGGTTTTCGGGTGGCTTTTGGCCTGGACGGCGATTTTAAATGCCTGGGCAAGTTGTTCGGCACCGACGCGCCGTGTTGAGAGGCGTCGGGCCAGGGCTTGTTCCGGGGTCATCTTGATTTCACGATGGTGGTGCCGGTTGTAGACCAAAGCGATCGTCGCCTGAAGCAGAGCCTCCAGATGATGGATATCGACCACTTCCTGGTTTGGCAGCTCTTTGACGAACCATCTTTTCAGGGATCTGTGATAAGCTTCGATTTTCCCTTGTGCCTCTGGGTTGCGGGATTTTACCCAGTTTCGATGAACCCCCAAAAAGGCAAGGCCGGTGCGGAAGACTTCGGAGTCATAAGCCGAGGCGCGGTCAAACTGCATGCGAAGGGCAATCCCCCACTTGGATGCGGCCAGGCGAAAGACCCTGACGGCGGCTTGGATATTTTCAGCCTGTGCGATGATGGCGGCCAGAATGTATCGGCTAAAATCATCGAGGATCGACAGCACATGGACCCGGATCGTTTGGCCGTCGGTCAACATTACCGAAAACGGGCCTTTGGCGTCCATCTGCCAGATCTCGTGTGGCTGATCTGTCTCGTACAGGTCCCGCAGCTTTTTGCCTGCTGCCTTTCGGCGTTGCAAAATGCCCAAAAATGCCGGGTGTGCGCGAAGATCACGGCTCAGGGTCGAGCGACTCATGGACAGCTCACCGAACTCCAATTCGAGGTAAATCATCAGCTGGGTCAAAGAGCGCCCGGGCTCTTCGTACAAAAGCCCCAGGGCGTAGTTCACCTGTTCACTGCGGTCGGTGCGGGCCAGCCCCTTGTCTTTTCTGACCTTGGGCATCAGCCCCAAAAAGCCTTTTTCGCGGTAATCTTTCATCCACCGGAACAGTGTGCTTCTGCCGATGGGCCTTTTTGGGGACGAACACGGCCATTGAACAGACTTCCGCGTACGATCGCTAAGAATGCGCCGTTTTTCCGCTTCGGTCAGTTTGTCGTCCACAAGTGGACTGATCATTTCGAACCGCCAGGCGGCGATCTCCCATGAATCGGACATGACAAGGGCTCCTCTGGAAGAATTTGGCCCCATGCTAGCATATTTTTAAAATCGATGTGTTCAGCCGCCGTGCAGCGAATGCCGGTTTTAAAGCCAAGGCCGAACGAATTGCCCCAACTGACGATGAGACAGTCGAGTTCAACGAAGTTTGGCGGATTTTCGGACGCGATCAGCGAACCGACAAATTCAAATTTTTTGCAGGCTTCAAGACGTTCCCGGCGCCCCTGGCTGCGGTAACGATGCGGGTTGATCCAAACCGGTTGACCATGCAATGAACACATTTGTGGGTAACGGATTTCCAACTCCGCCTGGATCCGAGTGGCCGGTATGGAAAAGGTCGTTTCCCCCATCGGCCTGCCCAGCCACCAAGCACCCAAACCTTCTGTCCATGCGTGAAGTGTCGTGTGCCCAGGGGTTTGATCACCGTAAAAATGATTCCAAACCACTTGGCGCAATGCCATGTCTCCTCGATTGTATAGGCTTACCGAACGCTCGATAACCGGTAGTGAGTAAAGTTTGTAGGGA
This window harbors:
- a CDS encoding DDE-type integrase/transposase/recombinase, encoding MSDSWEIAAWRFEMISPLVDDKLTEAEKRRILSDRTRKSVQWPCSSPKRPIGRSTLFRWMKDYREKGFLGLMPKVRKDKGLARTDRSEQVNYALGLLYEEPGRSLTQLMIYLELEFGELSMSRSTLSRDLRAHPAFLGILQRRKAAGKKLRDLYETDQPHEIWQMDAKGPFSVMLTDGQTIRVHVLSILDDFSRYILAAIIAQAENIQAAVRVFRLAASKWGIALRMQFDRASAYDSEVFRTGLAFLGVHRNWVKSRNPEAQGKIEAYHRSLKRWFVKELPNQEVVDIHHLEALLQATIALVYNRHHHREIKMTPEQALARRLSTRRVGAEQLAQAFKIAVQAKSHPKTGQVNLPNGLFRVPTRFAGKECDFRYDPVNTDQALLIIDDAHQIPLEPFTKKHPFDFQKTEEKRGTGQLQKLSSCADDILNGQAAKLNFTSLFLNQL